One window of Halorussus sp. MSC15.2 genomic DNA carries:
- a CDS encoding biotin--[acetyl-CoA-carboxylase] ligase — MNDTRRAVLDALADGPVPGPELADSLGVSRNAVWKHVEALRDAGFEITSDDDGYVLDAPPEYGGPAVEFGLDAPFEVEYYDAIGSTNDRARELATEGTADVAVLADEQTGSRGRLDREWSAPSGGVWASVVLRPDLPPAHAPALTLAAAVATTDAAREAGVPAEIKWPNDVLVGNEGERGGRKLAGILTEMEGEADRVSWVVVGVGVNANVSTDDLPEGATSIEAEVGDIDRRAFVQRLLERFDELRADPEKAVEAWRERSATLGQRVRVETGVAQSATDDERGDRESTGELVGEAVDVAFPGALVVETDDGERVRVHAGDCEHLRPV, encoded by the coding sequence ATGAACGACACGCGCCGCGCCGTCCTCGACGCCCTCGCGGACGGACCCGTCCCCGGCCCGGAACTCGCCGACAGCCTCGGCGTCTCGCGCAATGCAGTCTGGAAACACGTGGAGGCGCTCCGCGACGCGGGTTTCGAGATTACCAGCGACGACGACGGCTACGTCCTCGACGCGCCGCCGGAGTACGGCGGTCCCGCGGTCGAGTTCGGTCTCGACGCGCCCTTCGAAGTCGAGTACTACGACGCCATCGGAAGCACGAACGACCGCGCCCGGGAGTTAGCGACCGAGGGGACCGCGGACGTCGCGGTGCTGGCCGACGAGCAGACCGGCAGTCGGGGGCGACTCGACCGGGAGTGGTCGGCCCCCTCGGGTGGGGTCTGGGCGAGCGTCGTCCTCCGGCCCGACCTGCCGCCCGCCCACGCCCCCGCGCTCACCTTGGCGGCCGCGGTGGCGACGACCGACGCTGCCCGCGAGGCGGGTGTCCCCGCCGAAATCAAGTGGCCGAACGACGTGCTCGTCGGCAACGAAGGGGAGAGAGGAGGCCGAAAGCTCGCCGGTATCCTGACCGAGATGGAGGGGGAGGCCGACCGCGTCTCGTGGGTCGTGGTCGGCGTCGGCGTGAACGCGAACGTCTCGACCGACGACCTCCCCGAGGGCGCGACCAGCATCGAGGCGGAGGTCGGCGACATCGACCGCCGGGCGTTCGTCCAGCGCCTCTTGGAGCGATTCGACGAACTCCGGGCCGACCCCGAGAAGGCGGTCGAAGCGTGGCGCGAGCGGTCGGCCACGCTCGGCCAACGCGTGCGGGTCGAGACCGGCGTGGCGCAGAGCGCCACGGACGACGAGCGGGGCGACCGCGAGTCGACCGGGGAACTCGTCGGCGAGGCCGTGGACGTGGCGTTCCCGGGCGCGCTCGTGGTGGAGACCGACGACGGCGAGCGCGTCCGGGTCCACGCGGGCGACTGCGAACACCTGCGCCCGGTGTGA
- a CDS encoding amidohydrolase family protein, whose amino-acid sequence MIVEGTVLRGPEFEPVEGRVVVEDGEITAIEEVSTESSNIVLPAFVNAHTHIGDSIAKEAGGGLSLDELVAPPDGLKHRLLRAASREEKVEAMRRSATMMEETGTASFLEFREGGVEGVYALREAVEGLDVDPVILGRETVEAMEAADGFGASGARDADFSKERNATAREEKLFGIHAGERDASDINPALDLDPDFLVHMVHPEPLHLDRLADNETPVVVCPRSNLVTGVGVPPIADLVERTTVALGTDNVMLNSPSMFREMEFAAKLADVSAREVLRMATLNGAQIAGLDCGVIEEGRAGKLLVLDGDTDNLAGAQDVVRAVVRRAGTGDVADVIL is encoded by the coding sequence ATGATAGTCGAGGGGACCGTCCTCCGCGGCCCGGAGTTCGAACCCGTAGAGGGCCGGGTCGTGGTCGAGGACGGCGAGATAACCGCAATCGAGGAGGTATCGACCGAGTCCTCGAACATCGTGCTTCCCGCGTTCGTCAACGCCCACACGCACATCGGCGACTCAATCGCCAAGGAGGCCGGTGGCGGCCTGAGTCTGGACGAACTCGTCGCGCCGCCCGACGGTCTGAAGCACCGACTCCTGCGGGCGGCCTCCCGCGAGGAGAAGGTCGAGGCCATGCGACGGTCCGCGACGATGATGGAGGAGACCGGCACGGCCTCGTTCCTCGAGTTCCGCGAGGGCGGCGTCGAAGGCGTCTACGCCCTCCGGGAGGCGGTCGAAGGACTCGACGTGGACCCCGTGATACTGGGCAGAGAGACCGTCGAGGCGATGGAGGCCGCAGACGGGTTCGGCGCGAGCGGTGCGCGCGACGCCGACTTCTCAAAGGAGCGCAACGCGACCGCCCGCGAGGAGAAATTGTTCGGCATCCACGCGGGCGAGCGCGACGCCTCGGACATCAACCCCGCGCTCGACCTCGACCCCGACTTCCTCGTCCACATGGTCCACCCCGAACCACTCCACCTCGATAGACTGGCGGACAACGAGACGCCGGTGGTGGTCTGTCCGCGCTCGAACCTCGTGACCGGTGTCGGCGTCCCGCCCATCGCCGACCTCGTCGAGCGAACCACCGTCGCACTCGGCACCGACAACGTGATGCTCAACTCCCCCTCGATGTTCCGCGAGATGGAGTTCGCCGCCAAACTCGCGGACGTGTCGGCCCGCGAAGTCCTCCGGATGGCGACGCTCAACGGCGCGCAAATCGCAGGCCTCGACTGCGGCGTCATCGAGGAGGGCCGGGCCGGGAAACTGCTCGTCCTCGACGGCGACACCGACAACCTCGCCGGGGCGCAGGACGTGGTTCGGGCGGTCGTGCGGCGCGCGGGAACGGGCGACGTGGCCGACGTGATACTGTAG